A stretch of the Azospirillum thiophilum genome encodes the following:
- a CDS encoding ABC transporter substrate-binding protein yields MTKTTLLGTAALVLLGLAGGASAAEPIRIGVVTPLSGTYAPIGQQVRWGLELATKEVNAAGGVMGRQIELLFEDEEANPAVATQKAEKLFQVNKVDFLTGTVNSGSTLAVGQLAERNGRLIATTVSFSDAITTDKCSPNVFRVNARAGQQSAALAEWLAKDKPKAKVYYLGPDYEMGRSTVAAFKAAAEKTGAQSTGEVFAPLGSKDYSQYFGQLRAARPSVLYTSTAGNDTVRLLTQMGEYGLLRNLTIVGASGTVTAQNIGAIGKAADGFVTGVGYSAELASPENKAFVAAFRKAYDTAPDLYGADSYGLIGFFKAAVEKAGGTDTDALRKAMEGLSWATPQGTKTMRAGDHQAVQDMYAVRIAADGNSPRFDVVGTVPGDAAIGPDQCTRF; encoded by the coding sequence ATGACCAAGACCACGCTTCTCGGCACCGCCGCGCTCGTCCTGCTCGGACTGGCCGGCGGCGCGTCCGCCGCCGAACCCATCCGCATCGGGGTGGTGACCCCGCTGTCGGGCACCTATGCGCCGATCGGCCAGCAGGTCCGTTGGGGGCTGGAACTGGCGACGAAGGAGGTCAACGCCGCCGGCGGCGTCATGGGGCGCCAGATCGAGCTGCTGTTCGAGGATGAGGAGGCCAACCCCGCCGTCGCGACCCAGAAGGCGGAGAAGCTGTTCCAGGTCAACAAGGTCGATTTCCTGACCGGAACCGTCAATTCCGGCTCGACCCTGGCGGTCGGGCAACTGGCCGAGCGCAACGGCCGGCTGATCGCCACCACCGTCTCCTTCTCCGACGCCATCACCACCGACAAATGCTCGCCCAACGTCTTCCGGGTGAACGCGCGGGCGGGGCAGCAGTCGGCGGCGCTGGCGGAATGGTTGGCCAAGGACAAGCCGAAAGCCAAGGTCTATTATCTCGGCCCCGACTACGAGATGGGCCGTTCCACCGTCGCGGCCTTCAAGGCGGCGGCGGAGAAGACCGGGGCGCAATCGACCGGCGAGGTGTTCGCGCCGCTCGGCAGCAAGGATTACTCGCAGTATTTCGGCCAGCTCCGCGCCGCGCGGCCCAGCGTGCTCTACACCTCCACCGCCGGCAACGACACCGTGCGGCTGCTGACGCAGATGGGCGAGTACGGGCTGCTGCGCAACCTGACCATCGTCGGCGCGTCCGGCACCGTCACCGCCCAGAACATCGGCGCCATCGGCAAGGCGGCCGACGGCTTCGTCACCGGCGTCGGCTATTCGGCGGAACTGGCGTCGCCGGAGAACAAGGCCTTCGTCGCCGCCTTCCGCAAGGCCTACGACACCGCCCCCGACCTCTACGGCGCCGATAGCTACGGCCTGATCGGCTTCTTCAAGGCTGCGGTCGAGAAGGCCGGCGGCACCGACACCGACGCGCTGCGCAAGGCGATGGAAGGGCTGAGCTGGGCGACGCCGCAGGGCACCAAGACCATGCGGGCCGGCGACCATCAGGCGGTGCAGGACATGTACGCCGTGCGCATCGCGGCGGACGGCAACAGCCCCCGCTTCGACGTCGTCGGCACCGTTCCGGGCGACGCCGCCATCGGGCCGGACCAATGCACCCGGTTCTGA